Genomic window (Flavobacterium oreochromis):
CTAAAGTTTAGACTAAATTATACCCTTCTTACTATAAAATAATTAATAGAGTAGTAATAGTTAATATCTTAAATTTATTTAAAAATGATAACATGCTATTTAAAAAATAAAAGATAAGTTTTTATTTTTATCAATAATTTTTAAGAATATTAAATAATCATTGTTTTTTAGGTTGTGCTAAATCTCTTTTTTAAACCTTTAGCGAGCATGAAATTCAATAAAAAAACTAGCCAAAGTTTTAAAAAATATAAAATAATTAAAGAAGATACGTAAACTGTAATTAATAAATTTATACCTATGAAATTAAAATATTTAGTTGGAGGCTTGTTGCTTACTTCTGTTTTTTTTTATTAGCTGCTACTTTGGTAATAAAGAAGAAAAAGAAACTATATTAACTGGTACTGCCACTATACTAGTAGATGAAACAGTTTATCCTTTAGTTGAAGATCATCAAATGATTTTTGAAAATCAATATCAAGCTAAAATAAAGTTACTGCCTAAACCAGAGCGAGAAATAGTAAAACTATTGTCAGAAGGAAAAAATAATTTAGCAATATTGACAAGGGAATTGACTACAAGTGAAACTCGAAAATTTTCTAAAAGTAGTATAAAAGGTAAAATAACTGATTTTGCTATAGATGGTATTGCTTTTATAGGGCATCCTACTAATTCTAATTTTAAAATCGAAGAAGAAGAATTATTAAGCTTCTTAAAAGGAAAACCATCAAAAATAAAGAGTTTAGTTTTTGATAATGCAAATTCAAGTACAGTTAGATACTTAATGGATTTAGCTAAGCTTAAAAGTTTACCAAAAAACAATCTTTTTTCTCTTTCAACTAATAATGAAGTTATTAAGTTTGTCTCAAAGAACCCTAATGCTATAGGTGTTATAGGTATAAATTGGATAACGCAACCAATGCCTGATTTTCAAAAAATAGTAGAAAGTGTTAAGGTCTTGGAATTAAAGACTAAGAATGGTACATTTGTTATCCCAAGTCAAGATTTATTAGGATCTGGTAGTTATCCTTATAGTAGAAAAATAAAAATATTAAATTATCAAGGAACTTCCGGTTTAGGCATGGGATTTGCTTCATTTGTAGCAGGTGAGTTAGGGCAGCGAATAGTTTTAAAGTCAGGATTAGCACCTGTTAGAATGCCTAGTAGAAATATAATAATCCGTAAGGAAGTAGAAGAAAAAGAAGAAAATAATTAATTGTAAAGAAAATGAATAAAATAAAATTTTTCAGTACTGCTTTTTTTGCAATCAGTGCCGGTGTTTTTGCTCAAGATGTAGAAAGTGCTAAAAAAGCAATTGATGCAGAACAATATGAAAAAGCAAAATCAATACTAAAAGCTGTTATTAAATCAAATCCTGAAAATGGTAAGGCAGCTTTTTTATTAGGAAATGTTTAT
Coding sequences:
- a CDS encoding PstS family phosphate ABC transporter substrate-binding protein — translated: MEACCLLLFFFISCYFGNKEEKETILTGTATILVDETVYPLVEDHQMIFENQYQAKIKLLPKPEREIVKLLSEGKNNLAILTRELTTSETRKFSKSSIKGKITDFAIDGIAFIGHPTNSNFKIEEEELLSFLKGKPSKIKSLVFDNANSSTVRYLMDLAKLKSLPKNNLFSLSTNNEVIKFVSKNPNAIGVIGINWITQPMPDFQKIVESVKVLELKTKNGTFVIPSQDLLGSGSYPYSRKIKILNYQGTSGLGMGFASFVAGELGQRIVLKSGLAPVRMPSRNIIIRKEVEEKEENN